A window of Xylophilus sp. GW821-FHT01B05 contains these coding sequences:
- a CDS encoding branched-chain amino acid ABC transporter permease: MQILTQLIFSGIALGMIYAVIAFGYQLTFATSDTLNFGQGDALMLGALVGLTLVGLGVNYWLMIPLVCLFGAFQGAVVERIGVRPAIKIKSEFGWIMSTIALGIIFKNVAENVWGRDDLKFPSPLPESPLKFLGANVLPMEILVVGGALLMMLAVELFNRRSIYGKAVVATFNDRDAAKLMGINTGLVITFSYALSSMTAAFAGVLIAPLTLTGATMGAVLGLKAFAVAIIGGLTSGMGIVVGGIILGVAETTTGFYLSTGYKDVPGLVLLLIVLAVRPAGLFGKTAIKKV; the protein is encoded by the coding sequence ATGCAAATCCTCACCCAACTCATCTTCAGCGGTATTGCGCTGGGCATGATCTACGCCGTCATCGCGTTCGGCTACCAGCTCACCTTTGCCACGTCCGACACCCTCAACTTTGGCCAGGGCGATGCGCTGATGCTGGGCGCGCTGGTGGGCTTGACCCTGGTGGGCCTAGGCGTGAACTACTGGCTGATGATTCCGCTGGTTTGCCTGTTTGGCGCCTTCCAGGGCGCGGTGGTCGAGCGCATCGGCGTGCGGCCGGCGATCAAGATCAAGTCGGAGTTTGGCTGGATCATGTCCACCATCGCGCTGGGCATCATCTTCAAGAACGTGGCGGAAAACGTCTGGGGCCGGGACGACCTCAAGTTTCCGTCGCCGCTGCCCGAGTCGCCGCTCAAGTTTCTGGGCGCCAACGTGCTGCCGATGGAAATCCTGGTGGTGGGCGGTGCGCTGCTGATGATGCTGGCGGTAGAGCTGTTCAACCGCCGCTCCATCTACGGCAAGGCCGTGGTCGCCACCTTCAACGACCGTGATGCCGCCAAGCTGATGGGCATCAACACCGGCTTGGTGATTACCTTCTCTTATGCGCTGTCGTCCATGACGGCGGCCTTTGCCGGAGTGCTGATCGCGCCGCTGACGTTGACCGGTGCCACCATGGGCGCGGTGCTGGGCCTGAAGGCCTTTGCCGTCGCCATCATCGGCGGGCTGACCAGCGGCATGGGCATCGTGGTGGGCGGCATCATCCTCGGCGTGGCCGAGACCACCACCGGTTTCTACCTCAGCACCGGCTACAAGGACGTGCCTGGCCTGGTGCTGCTGCTGATCGTGCTGGCGGTACGCCCGGCCGGCCTGTTCGGCAAGACTGCCATCAAGAAGGTATGA
- a CDS encoding enoyl-CoA hydratase/isomerase family protein, producing MSHLTHTIEHGIATIILDRSPQNRIDDQMVDELATAVSAIERSDARVVLVRAEGENFSFGGDITSWPDDTPRQLRARFEGYMDVFNRFERLPLPVIAVVHGLCAGGGFELALRADVIFAAESATFCHPEQSLALVTLLGGIYRVAERAGRARAMEWALTSERVPAATMERFGVINRVVADAGLLAEAHAFAAKFVHGPTRAHAAHKALLRAWANGGVQAADDVMFNVAMPLFETEDAKDGLASAIKALKAGAPRPLLEFKGR from the coding sequence ATGTCTCATCTCACCCATACCATCGAGCATGGCATTGCCACGATCATTCTCGACCGCTCGCCGCAAAACCGCATCGACGACCAGATGGTTGACGAACTGGCCACGGCAGTCAGCGCGATCGAACGCAGTGACGCGCGCGTCGTGCTGGTGCGCGCTGAAGGCGAGAACTTCAGCTTTGGCGGCGACATCACGTCCTGGCCCGATGACACCCCCCGCCAGTTGCGTGCCCGCTTCGAGGGTTACATGGACGTCTTCAATCGCTTCGAACGTCTGCCCCTGCCTGTCATCGCGGTGGTGCACGGCTTGTGCGCAGGCGGTGGCTTCGAGTTGGCCTTGCGTGCCGATGTCATCTTTGCCGCCGAAAGCGCAACGTTCTGCCATCCGGAACAGTCGCTTGCCTTGGTGACCCTGCTGGGCGGCATCTACCGCGTCGCCGAACGAGCAGGACGCGCACGTGCGATGGAATGGGCGCTGACTTCCGAGCGCGTCCCCGCCGCGACGATGGAGCGCTTCGGCGTGATCAACCGCGTCGTCGCCGATGCCGGGCTGCTTGCAGAGGCGCACGCGTTCGCCGCGAAGTTCGTGCACGGCCCGACACGCGCCCACGCCGCCCACAAGGCCTTGCTGCGCGCCTGGGCCAACGGCGGTGTCCAGGCGGCCGACGATGTGATGTTCAACGTTGCCATGCCCTTGTTCGAGACAGAAGACGCGAAGGACGGGCTTGCTTCGGCCATCAAGGCCCTGAAGGCCGGTGCGCCGCGCCCGCTGCTCGAATTCAAGGGCCGTTGA
- a CDS encoding Tex family protein, whose translation MQKILRQIASEIRVTEQQVRTAVDLLDGGATVPFIARYRKEATGGLDDIQLRELEARLSYLRELEDRRESVLKSIDEQGKLTPALRAAIEAAPTKQELEDLYLPFKQKRRTKGQIAREFGIEPLADKLFADPTLDPAAEAAAFTRPPEVLDDGKPGADFSTVPAVLDGVRDILSERWAEDAALVQGLREWLWTEGLLQSKKVEGKDEQNPDVAKFRDYFEYDEPIGRVPSHRALAVFRGRTLEILEAKLVTPVADDAPTTGRGAPPSLAEGRIAQHLGWSHAGRPADDLLRKCVAWTWRVKLSLSTERDLFTRLREDAEKVAIKVFADNLRDLLLAAPAGPRVVLGLDPGIRTGVKVAVVDTTGKLVDTATVFPHEPRKDWEGSLHTLAKLSEKHGVNLIAIGNGTASRETDKLAADLMKLLAKASDRKIEKVVVSEAGASVYSASEFASQEMPDVDVSLRGAASIARRLQDPLAELVKIDPKSIGVGQYQHDVNQSELARTLDAVVEDCVNAVGVDLNTASAPLLSRVSGLSGSVAKAVVRWREANGAFANRQQLLAVTGLGAKTFEQSAGFLRIRGGDNPLDMTGVHPETYPVVEQIIGRVGQPIADVMGRSDMLKTLRPELFANERFGVITVKDILAELEKPGRDPRPDFKVARFNDGVDDIKDLREGMVLEGTVSNVAQFGAFIDLGVHQDGLVHVSQLAYKFVNDAREVVKTGDIVKVRVVEVDVERKRIGLSMKLDATGTTRRDAPRENRFEAAGRGGQPRRPAPAPAAPVGGAMASAFAKLQNRGPGK comes from the coding sequence ATGCAGAAAATCCTTCGCCAGATCGCCTCCGAAATCCGTGTGACCGAGCAGCAGGTGCGCACCGCCGTCGACCTGCTCGATGGCGGCGCCACCGTGCCCTTCATCGCCCGCTACCGCAAAGAGGCCACTGGCGGCCTGGACGACATCCAACTGCGTGAACTGGAAGCCCGCCTGTCTTACCTGCGCGAGCTGGAAGACCGCCGCGAGTCGGTGCTGAAAAGCATCGACGAACAAGGCAAGCTCACCCCCGCTCTGCGCGCTGCCATCGAGGCCGCGCCCACCAAGCAAGAGCTGGAAGACCTCTACCTGCCCTTCAAGCAGAAGCGCCGCACCAAGGGCCAGATCGCCCGCGAGTTCGGCATCGAGCCGCTGGCCGACAAGCTGTTTGCCGACCCCACGCTGGACCCAGCCGCAGAGGCCGCCGCCTTCACCCGCCCACCCGAAGTGCTGGACGACGGCAAGCCGGGCGCGGATTTCTCCACCGTGCCGGCGGTGCTGGATGGCGTGCGCGACATCTTGTCCGAGCGCTGGGCCGAAGACGCCGCGCTGGTGCAGGGCCTGCGCGAATGGCTCTGGACCGAAGGCCTGCTGCAAAGCAAGAAGGTCGAAGGCAAGGACGAGCAAAACCCCGACGTCGCCAAGTTTCGCGACTACTTTGAATACGACGAGCCGATCGGCCGCGTGCCCTCGCACCGTGCGCTGGCCGTGTTCCGTGGCCGCACGCTGGAGATCCTGGAAGCCAAGCTGGTCACCCCCGTGGCGGACGACGCCCCCACCACCGGCCGCGGCGCGCCGCCATCGCTGGCCGAAGGCCGCATTGCCCAGCACCTGGGCTGGAGCCATGCTGGGCGCCCGGCCGACGACCTGCTGCGCAAGTGCGTGGCCTGGACCTGGCGCGTCAAGCTCAGCCTGTCCACCGAGCGCGATTTGTTCACCCGCCTGCGCGAAGACGCAGAGAAGGTCGCCATCAAGGTCTTTGCCGACAACCTGCGCGACCTGCTGCTGGCCGCGCCGGCCGGCCCGCGCGTGGTGCTGGGGCTGGACCCAGGCATCCGCACCGGCGTGAAGGTGGCCGTGGTTGACACCACCGGCAAGCTGGTGGATACCGCCACCGTCTTCCCGCACGAGCCGCGCAAGGACTGGGAAGGCTCCCTGCACACGCTGGCCAAGCTCAGCGAGAAGCACGGCGTGAACCTGATCGCCATCGGCAACGGCACGGCCAGCCGCGAAACCGACAAGCTGGCCGCCGACCTGATGAAGCTGCTGGCCAAGGCCAGCGACCGCAAGATCGAAAAGGTGGTGGTGAGCGAGGCCGGCGCCTCGGTCTACTCCGCCAGCGAGTTCGCCAGCCAGGAAATGCCCGACGTCGACGTGAGCCTGCGCGGTGCCGCCAGCATCGCGCGCCGCCTGCAAGACCCGTTGGCCGAGCTGGTCAAGATCGACCCCAAGAGCATCGGCGTGGGCCAGTACCAGCACGACGTCAACCAGAGCGAGCTGGCCCGCACGTTGGATGCGGTGGTCGAAGACTGCGTGAACGCCGTCGGCGTAGACCTGAACACCGCCAGCGCGCCGCTGCTGTCGCGGGTATCGGGCCTGTCGGGCAGCGTGGCCAAGGCCGTGGTGCGCTGGCGCGAAGCCAACGGCGCCTTCGCCAACCGCCAGCAACTACTGGCCGTCACCGGCCTGGGCGCCAAGACCTTCGAGCAGAGCGCAGGCTTCTTGCGCATTCGTGGTGGCGACAACCCGCTGGACATGACCGGCGTGCACCCCGAAACCTACCCGGTGGTCGAGCAGATCATCGGCCGCGTTGGCCAGCCGATTGCTGATGTGATGGGCCGCTCCGACATGCTCAAGACGCTGCGGCCCGAGCTGTTCGCCAACGAGCGCTTTGGCGTCATCACCGTCAAGGACATCCTGGCCGAGCTGGAAAAGCCCGGCCGCGACCCGCGCCCGGACTTCAAGGTGGCGCGCTTCAACGACGGCGTGGACGACATCAAGGACCTGCGCGAAGGCATGGTGCTGGAGGGCACGGTCAGCAACGTCGCGCAGTTTGGCGCCTTCATCGACTTGGGCGTGCACCAGGATGGGCTGGTGCATGTGAGCCAGCTCGCCTACAAGTTCGTCAATGACGCACGTGAAGTGGTCAAGACCGGCGACATCGTCAAGGTGCGCGTGGTCGAGGTTGACGTCGAGCGCAAGCGTATCGGCCTGAGCATGAAGCTGGACGCCACCGGCACCACCCGCCGCGACGCCCCGCGCGAGAACCGCTTTGAGGCCGCAGGCCGTGGTGGCCAGCCGCGTCGGCCCGCACCGGCCCCCGCAGCCCCGGTGGGCGGCGCCATGGCATCAGCCTTCGCAAAACTGCAGAACCGCGGGCCCGGCAAGTAG
- a CDS encoding branched-chain amino acid ABC transporter ATP-binding protein/permease, producing MKPSQLLLAIAGVAALLLFPIGIDNPYYIHLLETIMIYAILLFGLDIVVGYTGQVSLGHAGLFGLGAYAAGVLVFKLDAPFWVTVPVAILFTAGFGALLALPALRVSGPYLAMVTLAFGTIIQILINEMSFLTEGPMGIKLDKPSLFGHKLDEREYYWVVAVLMVLALIVVHRILRSHLGRAFEALRGSPVASDCMGVSVYRYKVYAFVISAGFAGLAGCLYAYSEQYISPNSYNFELTVLFLLAVIMGGRKSRIGSMIGAAIIVLLPKLLDDVVLFRYVSVTLALLVLVTAVVAIRRGRATPAQMAIPVVGSIALAGLAFWLDAMTDWRLSIFGVIMLFVVYYLQDGIVGFVRKAFNMRRLQPLPDQAGEGGARSDAVSTAANAGATGEILQASGVLMQFGGLKALNNVDLSIQRGSIHGLIGPNGSGKSTMMNVLTGIYVPTAGAISFAGRSLVGRNSADIALSGIARTFQNVQLFGEMTALQNVQVGLHHSFSSNLFDVAVGTPRYRREREAAASRALGLLSFVGLGALAAEEARNLPYGKQRLLEIARALALDPQLLLLDEPAAGLTAPDIKELIAIIRKIREHGVTVILIEHHMDVVMGMCDTVSVLDFGQKIAEGKPAAVQADPKVIEAYLGGQDTGGAQPA from the coding sequence ATGAAACCCAGCCAGCTCCTGCTGGCCATCGCCGGTGTTGCCGCTCTGCTGCTGTTCCCCATAGGCATAGACAACCCGTACTACATCCACCTGCTCGAAACCATCATGATCTACGCGATCCTGCTGTTCGGGCTCGACATCGTGGTCGGCTACACCGGCCAGGTGTCGCTGGGCCATGCTGGCCTGTTCGGCCTGGGGGCCTATGCGGCGGGTGTGCTGGTCTTCAAGCTGGACGCGCCGTTCTGGGTCACGGTGCCGGTGGCAATCCTGTTCACCGCCGGCTTTGGCGCATTGCTGGCGCTGCCGGCGCTGCGGGTGTCGGGGCCCTACCTGGCCATGGTGACGCTGGCCTTTGGCACCATCATCCAGATCCTCATCAACGAGATGAGCTTTCTTACCGAAGGCCCCATGGGCATCAAGCTCGACAAGCCCTCGCTGTTCGGCCACAAGCTGGATGAGCGCGAGTACTACTGGGTGGTGGCGGTGCTGATGGTGCTGGCGCTGATCGTGGTGCACCGCATCCTGCGCTCGCACCTGGGCCGGGCCTTCGAGGCACTGCGCGGCAGCCCGGTGGCGTCGGACTGCATGGGCGTATCGGTCTACCGCTACAAGGTCTACGCCTTTGTCATCAGCGCGGGCTTTGCGGGGCTGGCAGGCTGCCTGTATGCGTACTCCGAGCAGTACATATCGCCCAACTCCTACAACTTCGAGCTGACCGTGCTGTTCCTGCTGGCGGTCATCATGGGCGGGCGCAAGAGCCGCATCGGCTCGATGATCGGCGCGGCCATCATCGTGCTGCTGCCCAAGCTGCTCGACGATGTGGTGCTGTTCCGCTATGTGTCGGTGACGCTGGCACTGCTGGTGCTGGTCACGGCCGTGGTCGCCATCCGGCGCGGGCGCGCCACGCCAGCGCAAATGGCGATTCCGGTGGTCGGCAGCATTGCGCTGGCAGGCCTGGCCTTCTGGCTGGACGCCATGACCGATTGGCGGCTGTCGATCTTCGGCGTGATCATGCTGTTCGTCGTGTACTACCTGCAGGATGGCATCGTTGGCTTTGTGCGCAAGGCCTTCAACATGCGCCGGCTCCAGCCGCTGCCTGATCAGGCAGGGGAGGGCGGGGCGCGATCAGACGCCGTATCCACCGCTGCCAATGCCGGCGCTACCGGGGAAATACTGCAAGCCTCCGGCGTGCTGATGCAGTTTGGCGGCCTGAAGGCCTTGAACAACGTCGACCTGAGCATCCAGCGCGGCAGCATCCACGGCCTGATCGGCCCGAATGGCTCGGGCAAGAGCACCATGATGAATGTGCTGACGGGCATCTACGTGCCCACGGCCGGTGCCATCTCCTTTGCGGGCCGCTCGCTGGTCGGCCGCAACTCGGCCGACATTGCCCTGTCCGGTATCGCGCGCACCTTCCAGAACGTGCAGCTGTTTGGCGAGATGACTGCGCTGCAGAACGTGCAGGTGGGCCTGCACCACAGTTTCAGCAGCAACCTGTTTGACGTGGCGGTGGGTACGCCGCGCTATCGCCGCGAGCGCGAGGCCGCAGCCAGCCGCGCCTTGGGCCTGCTGAGCTTCGTCGGGCTGGGAGCGCTTGCGGCCGAGGAGGCACGCAACCTTCCCTACGGCAAGCAGCGCTTGCTGGAGATTGCCCGGGCGCTGGCGCTGGACCCGCAACTGCTGCTGCTGGACGAGCCGGCGGCCGGCCTCACGGCGCCCGACATCAAGGAGCTGATCGCCATCATCCGCAAGATCCGCGAGCACGGCGTGACCGTGATCCTGATCGAGCACCACATGGACGTGGTGATGGGCATGTGCGACACGGTGTCGGTGCTGGACTTTGGCCAGAAGATCGCCGAGGGCAAGCCCGCTGCGGTGCAAGCCGACCCAAAGGTGATTGAAGCCTATCTGGGTGGCCAGGACACGGGAGGCGCGCAGCCCGCGTGA
- a CDS encoding ABC transporter ATP-binding protein, giving the protein MLTIHNLSAGYGKVQVLHGISIEVPKGKVVTLIGSNGAGKTTTMRAVSGMIAPTAGEITLNGKRIDGLESYHIAKLGLAHSPEGRRVFATMTVTDNLTLGAFPRLTGSRPRGDVAGDLERALELFPSLKERRTQLAGTLSGGEQQMLAMARAVMLNPEVVLLDEPSMGLAPILVAEVFRIIERLKSEGVTMLLVEQFAAAALGVADYGYVLENGRISLHGPAEKLRNDPAVKAAYLGGGH; this is encoded by the coding sequence ATGCTGACCATCCACAATCTCTCCGCTGGCTACGGCAAGGTGCAGGTGCTGCACGGCATATCGATCGAGGTGCCCAAGGGCAAGGTCGTGACCTTAATCGGCTCCAACGGCGCCGGCAAGACCACCACCATGCGCGCTGTCTCCGGCATGATCGCCCCGACTGCGGGCGAGATCACGCTCAACGGCAAGCGCATCGACGGGCTCGAGTCCTATCACATCGCCAAGCTGGGCCTGGCCCATTCGCCCGAAGGCCGGCGCGTGTTCGCCACCATGACGGTCACCGACAACCTGACCCTGGGTGCCTTCCCTCGCCTGACCGGCAGCCGGCCGCGCGGCGACGTGGCGGGCGACCTGGAGCGCGCGCTGGAGCTATTCCCCAGCCTGAAAGAGCGCCGCACCCAACTGGCCGGCACCTTGTCGGGCGGCGAACAGCAGATGCTGGCCATGGCCCGCGCCGTCATGCTCAACCCCGAGGTCGTGCTGCTCGATGAGCCCTCGATGGGCCTGGCGCCGATCCTGGTGGCCGAGGTGTTTCGCATCATCGAGCGGCTCAAGAGCGAGGGCGTGACCATGCTGCTGGTCGAGCAGTTCGCTGCCGCCGCACTCGGCGTGGCCGACTACGGCTACGTGCTGGAGAACGGCCGCATCTCGCTGCACGGCCCGGCGGAGAAGCTGCGCAACGACCCCGCCGTCAAGGCCGCCTATCTGGGCGGTGGCCACTGA
- a CDS encoding HDOD domain-containing protein, giving the protein MELNELLASPTALPSIPKVVALLLSELDREEPDLRKVSQLISTDPGLTARVLQLANSAFFQLSQRIGGVSEALAILGLTHVRSLVSAASLGGAFRSVPGVNMQQFWRYSLDVAKISRSLAGIVHENLGTAFTSGLVHAVGELVMHTGMPEKMLPLNESVPPLDLRRARIEHRMFGYSYAEVSAGLARSWQFPTQIVDALQHQHAPFDNDAYEPLAGIIHLATWRARAREAQLGEKELTTSFPDVIGLALGLDIDAVLQQDPIDWTSRSEAGPFI; this is encoded by the coding sequence ATGGAGTTGAACGAGCTGCTGGCTTCGCCCACGGCACTTCCCAGCATCCCGAAGGTGGTGGCACTGTTGCTGAGTGAGCTTGACCGCGAGGAGCCCGACCTGCGCAAGGTCAGCCAGTTGATCAGCACCGACCCGGGCCTGACTGCGCGCGTGCTGCAGCTGGCCAATTCGGCCTTCTTCCAGCTGTCGCAGCGCATCGGCGGCGTGTCTGAAGCCCTGGCCATCCTGGGCCTGACGCACGTGCGCAGCCTGGTCAGTGCCGCCTCGCTGGGCGGAGCCTTTCGCTCGGTGCCGGGCGTCAACATGCAGCAGTTCTGGCGCTACAGCCTGGACGTGGCCAAGATATCGCGCTCGCTCGCCGGCATCGTGCACGAGAACCTGGGCACCGCCTTCACCTCGGGCCTGGTCCATGCCGTGGGTGAGCTGGTGATGCACACCGGCATGCCCGAGAAGATGCTGCCGCTCAATGAATCCGTGCCGCCGCTGGACCTGCGCCGGGCCCGCATAGAGCACCGCATGTTCGGCTACAGCTATGCAGAGGTCAGCGCCGGCCTGGCGCGCAGCTGGCAGTTTCCGACGCAGATCGTCGATGCGCTGCAGCACCAGCATGCCCCCTTCGACAACGATGCCTACGAACCTCTCGCCGGCATCATCCACCTGGCCACCTGGCGCGCCCGGGCCCGGGAGGCGCAGTTGGGGGAGAAGGAGCTCACCACCAGCTTCCCGGACGTGATCGGACTGGCCCTGGGCCTGGACATCGACGCGGTGCTGCAGCAAGACCCGATCGACTGGACCAGCCGCAGTGAGGCCGGGCCCTTTATCTGA
- a CDS encoding S8 family peptidase gives MTARSLLLGGGEKLAMRAQAPEGQARELHRGSPEDLAATIDSIREVRRLLQASPAAAKPGGEAVFEARLHPAFQEAPHLAVELLQRAGLREVGSRMAPLVAGGVALSLFVAGSEPSLHRWQALLAAGPHPARYAIAHAHWSTAEEKIKGPRPRDGKPHRFQAVLHAGANDANVLAAFRAFAQQLDLSLHPERCVRAGGLSFLPVMATAAQVRALAEFGFLRHARMAEALLAPPLPMPRRTLRKAGRPPQTLPPLCPDQRVAIFDAGLGAADLGPWAREHVYPETVATAQDFLVHGSEVSSAFLFGRTGADASLGRPVTGTDHYRVLAPDSFHDPDLFDVLLRIKAVLETGRHRFANISLGPRMPVRDDEVHVWTAVLEQLCERHDILLTVAAGNDGGADGAPRIQPPADMGNAVAVGACDGSGPLWQRAPYSGRGPGRAEQVKPDGLAFGGSRHELLELYSPLLGEVVGVSGTSYAAPLVLRTAASMAACAAEDLSALALKALLVHHAEPHPGQAHAEVGWGRFRDGGLDMLRCVPGCVTVLSRASIAAGECWRFPIPHQGGQALGISASFCAGLHMGPEHARQRAHPGLGISFRPLAGQGDMRSRPFFTADAGPERGMVLHRQRDFADGALAEPVFDIGYWAGVPAAHLPAGAAPVVDCVLVLSVQAPDAAGFYELIRAQHHKLRPIGIRPEAAASLV, from the coding sequence ATGACAGCCAGGTCGCTCCTGCTCGGTGGCGGTGAAAAGCTGGCAATGCGTGCGCAGGCGCCCGAAGGCCAGGCCCGCGAACTGCACCGCGGCAGCCCCGAGGACTTGGCAGCCACCATCGACTCCATCAGGGAAGTCCGCAGGCTTCTGCAGGCCAGCCCGGCTGCGGCCAAGCCCGGCGGAGAGGCCGTGTTCGAAGCCCGACTGCACCCAGCCTTCCAGGAAGCACCGCACCTGGCCGTCGAACTGCTGCAGCGCGCTGGCTTGCGCGAGGTCGGCAGCAGGATGGCCCCGCTTGTTGCCGGGGGAGTGGCGCTGTCGCTGTTCGTCGCCGGCAGCGAACCGTCGCTCCATCGCTGGCAGGCGCTGCTGGCGGCCGGGCCGCATCCGGCGCGGTACGCCATTGCGCATGCGCACTGGAGCACGGCAGAAGAAAAAATCAAGGGCCCGCGCCCCCGCGACGGCAAGCCGCACCGGTTCCAGGCCGTGCTGCATGCGGGCGCCAACGACGCAAACGTATTGGCAGCGTTCCGGGCGTTTGCGCAGCAGTTGGACCTATCGCTGCATCCGGAGCGGTGCGTGCGCGCCGGCGGGCTGAGCTTCCTGCCGGTCATGGCGACGGCGGCCCAGGTGCGGGCCTTGGCTGAATTCGGCTTTCTGCGCCATGCACGTATGGCAGAGGCGCTGCTGGCGCCGCCCCTACCCATGCCGCGCCGCACCTTGCGCAAGGCGGGGCGCCCGCCGCAGACGCTGCCCCCGCTGTGCCCCGACCAGCGCGTCGCCATCTTCGACGCGGGATTGGGCGCAGCCGATCTGGGCCCCTGGGCGCGCGAGCATGTCTACCCCGAGACCGTGGCCACGGCGCAGGACTTCCTCGTTCACGGCTCGGAAGTCAGCTCGGCCTTTCTGTTCGGTCGCACCGGGGCGGATGCGTCCCTTGGCCGGCCCGTGACGGGCACGGACCACTACCGGGTACTCGCGCCGGACTCCTTCCATGACCCGGACCTGTTCGATGTTCTGTTGCGCATCAAGGCGGTACTGGAAACCGGACGGCACCGCTTCGCCAACATCAGCCTGGGGCCCAGGATGCCGGTGCGCGACGATGAGGTCCATGTCTGGACGGCGGTGCTGGAGCAGCTCTGCGAGCGCCACGACATCCTGCTGACCGTCGCAGCTGGCAATGACGGCGGGGCCGATGGGGCGCCCCGCATCCAGCCGCCGGCCGACATGGGCAACGCCGTTGCCGTAGGCGCCTGCGATGGCAGCGGCCCCCTGTGGCAGCGCGCGCCATACAGCGGCCGCGGGCCGGGACGCGCAGAACAGGTCAAGCCTGACGGGCTCGCCTTCGGCGGTTCCCGGCACGAACTGCTGGAGCTGTACAGCCCGCTTCTGGGGGAAGTGGTCGGCGTCTCGGGCACGAGCTACGCCGCGCCGCTGGTGCTGCGTACGGCCGCCAGCATGGCGGCCTGCGCGGCAGAGGATCTTTCTGCCTTGGCCCTGAAGGCGCTGCTTGTCCACCATGCCGAGCCGCATCCCGGCCAGGCCCATGCCGAGGTCGGATGGGGCCGCTTCAGAGACGGCGGGCTGGACATGCTCCGCTGCGTTCCGGGCTGCGTGACGGTGCTGTCTCGCGCCTCTATTGCCGCCGGCGAGTGCTGGCGCTTTCCCATTCCCCATCAGGGCGGCCAGGCCCTTGGCATAAGCGCCAGCTTCTGCGCTGGCCTGCACATGGGGCCCGAGCACGCCAGACAACGCGCGCATCCAGGCTTGGGCATCAGCTTCCGGCCGCTGGCAGGGCAGGGGGACATGCGCTCCAGGCCATTCTTCACCGCAGACGCCGGGCCGGAGCGCGGCATGGTCCTGCACCGTCAGCGTGACTTTGCGGACGGCGCGCTCGCGGAACCGGTCTTTGACATCGGCTACTGGGCCGGGGTGCCAGCAGCCCACCTGCCGGCAGGGGCCGCGCCGGTTGTCGATTGCGTCCTGGTGCTGAGCGTGCAGGCACCTGATGCCGCCGGCTTCTACGAGCTGATCCGCGCCCAACACCACAAGCTGCGGCCCATCGGCATACGTCCAGAGGCCGCAGCCAGCCTTGTTTGA
- a CDS encoding ABC transporter substrate-binding protein: MQLSFKLLAIAGAIAFSASALAADPIKIGVDGPFTGGSSSMGVSMRDGVRLAADEINKSGGVLGRQIQLIERDDEAKNERGVQIAQEFINKEKVVAVVGYINTGVALASQRFFQDAKIPVLNNVATGSVITHQFDKDPDNYVFRNAAHDSIQAPMIVEEAVTRRGFKKVAILADSTNYGQLGREDLEKALKAKGITPVAVEKFNIKDVDMTAQLLKAKEAGAEAVLTYGIGPELAQIANGMTKLGWKVPMIGSWTLAMANYIDNAGPGGEGARMPQTFIQEPTTPKRKAFIDAFVKTFKPKNGRMDSPVSAAQGYDSIYLLAAAIKQAGSTDGPKIKAALEDLQAPVEGVVTTYNKPFSKTDHDAITANIPVFGEVKGGRVVFANPDDQKNAGQVRLKQ; the protein is encoded by the coding sequence ATGCAACTCAGCTTCAAACTCCTGGCCATTGCAGGCGCCATTGCGTTCTCGGCCAGTGCCCTGGCGGCCGACCCGATCAAGATCGGCGTCGACGGCCCCTTCACCGGCGGCTCATCCTCGATGGGCGTCAGCATGCGCGACGGCGTGCGCCTTGCCGCCGATGAGATCAACAAGTCCGGCGGCGTGCTGGGCCGGCAGATCCAGCTCATAGAACGCGACGACGAGGCCAAGAACGAGCGCGGCGTGCAGATCGCCCAGGAGTTCATCAACAAGGAAAAGGTGGTGGCCGTGGTCGGCTACATCAACACCGGCGTGGCGCTGGCCTCGCAGCGCTTCTTCCAGGACGCCAAGATCCCGGTACTGAACAACGTGGCGACCGGTTCCGTCATCACCCACCAGTTCGACAAGGACCCGGACAACTACGTCTTCCGCAACGCCGCGCACGACAGCATCCAGGCGCCGATGATCGTGGAAGAGGCCGTGACCCGTCGCGGCTTCAAGAAGGTTGCCATCCTGGCCGACTCCACCAACTACGGCCAACTTGGCCGCGAAGACCTGGAGAAGGCGCTCAAGGCCAAGGGCATCACGCCGGTGGCCGTCGAGAAGTTCAACATTAAGGACGTCGACATGACGGCCCAGTTGCTCAAGGCAAAAGAGGCCGGCGCCGAAGCCGTGCTGACCTACGGCATCGGCCCCGAGCTGGCGCAGATCGCCAACGGCATGACCAAGCTTGGCTGGAAGGTGCCCATGATCGGCAGTTGGACCCTGGCCATGGCCAACTACATCGACAACGCCGGCCCGGGCGGGGAGGGCGCGCGCATGCCGCAGACCTTCATCCAGGAGCCCACCACGCCCAAGCGCAAAGCCTTCATCGACGCCTTCGTGAAAACCTTCAAGCCCAAGAATGGCCGCATGGATTCACCGGTGTCGGCCGCCCAGGGCTATGACTCGATCTACCTGCTGGCTGCGGCCATCAAGCAGGCCGGCAGCACCGACGGCCCCAAGATCAAGGCCGCGCTGGAAGACCTGCAGGCACCGGTCGAAGGCGTGGTGACCACCTACAACAAGCCTTTCAGCAAGACCGACCACGACGCCATCACGGCCAACATCCCGGTGTTTGGCGAGGTCAAGGGCGGCCGCGTGGTGTTTGCCAATCCGGACGACCAGAAGAACGCCGGCCAGGTCCGGCTCAAGCAGTAA